In Aegilops tauschii subsp. strangulata cultivar AL8/78 chromosome 3, Aet v6.0, whole genome shotgun sequence, one genomic interval encodes:
- the LOC109748274 gene encoding small ribosomal subunit protein uS8z/uS8w gives MVRVSVLNDALKSMYNAEKRGKRQVMIRPSSKVIIKFLIVMQKHGYIGEFEYVDDHRSGKIVVELNGRLNKCGVISPRFDVGVKEIEGWTARLLPSRQFGYIVLTTSAGIMDHEEARRKNVGGKVLGFFY, from the exons ATGGTGAGAGTCAGTGTGCTGAACGATGCTCTCAAGAGCATGTACAACGCTGAGAAGCGTGGGAAGAGGCAGGTCATGATCAGGCCTTCTTCCAAGGTCATTATCAAGTTCCTTATCGTCATGCAGAAGCACG GATACATTGGCGAGTTTGAGTACGTTGATGATCACAGGTCTGGCAAGATCGTGGTTGAATTGAATGGCAGGCTGAACAAGTGTGGTGTCATCAGTCCTCGCTTTGATGTTGGTGTCAAGGAGATTGAGGGATGGACTGCAAGGCTCCTTCCTTCTCGTCAG TTTGGTTACATTGTGCTGACAACTTCTGCTGGGATCATGGACCATGAGGAGGCAAGGCGTAAGAATGTTGGTGGCAAAGTGCTAGGCTTTTTCTACTGA